In the genome of Tripterygium wilfordii isolate XIE 37 chromosome 19, ASM1340144v1, whole genome shotgun sequence, one region contains:
- the LOC119986081 gene encoding epidermis-specific secreted glycoprotein EP1-like: MAYISLLPKPLLSLFLFSCIAQALVPLKETFKYVNEGELGPYVVEYNANYRVLSPFAAPFQLCFYNTTPNAYTLALRMGLQRTETIFRWVWEANRGNPVSENATLTFGKDGNLVLANADGRIAWQTNTANKGVVAFKLLPNGNMVLYDSKGKFIWQSFDYPTDTLLVGQSLRLKGPNKLVSRASQIVNSPGPYSLVFEPKRFALYFKSSNSPKQYVYYDSTQRFPKPNVAEEYVTLTTEVEANKSYVYLTDPNGGSLVLAEPKYNATSSFLRIDLDGNLRIYTYIADGEVGSGAWRSTLIVFAKDSWETECQLPAKCGKFGLCEDSNCVSCPLPNGLTGWTKNCEPKKVTSCAAKDFYYYKLEGVDHFSSKFNKGESIKLDACSNKCTKDCKCLGYFYNTASSKCWIAYDLKTLTKVGNSTHLGFIKAPKH; the protein is encoded by the coding sequence ATGGCTTACATTTCTCTTTTACCAAAGcctttgctctctctttttctcttctcttgcATCGCCCAAGCATTAGTCCCTCTCAAAGAGACATTCAAGTATGTCAACGAAGGCGAATTGGGGCCGTACGTTGTTGAATACAATGCCAATTATCGCGTTCTATCTCCCTTCGCCGCCCCGTTTCAACTATGTTTTTACAACACAACTCCTAATGCTTACACCCTTGCTTTGCGTATGGGTCTTCAACGCACCGAAACAATATTTCGTTGGGTTTGGGAGGCCAACAGGGGTAACCCAGTTAGTGAAAATGCGACCCTAACCTTTGGAAAAGACGGGAATCTTGTCCTTGCGAACGCTGATGGTCGGATTGCTTGGCAAACCAATACTGCCAACAAAGGTGTTGTTGCCTTCAAATTGCTTCCAAATGGTAACATGGTGTTGTATGACTCTAAAGGTAAGTTTATTTGGCAAAGCTTTGATTACCCAACCGACACTCTCTTGGTAGGCCAATCTCTTCGGCTCAAAGGCCCAAACAAGTTAGTGAGTCGGGCTTCCCAAATAGTCAATTCACCTGGGCCTTATAGCCTTGTCTTTGAGCCGAAAAGATTTGCTCTTTATTTTAAAAGCTCAAATTCTCCTAAACAATATGTGTATTATGATTCAACACAAAGGTTTCCTAAACCAAATGTTGCTGAAGAGTATGTCACACTCACTACTGAGGTTGAAGCAAATAAGTCTTATGTATATTTGACTGACCCCAATGGTGGTAGCCTAGTTTTGGCTGAACCCAAGTATAATGCCACCTCATCATTTCTTCGAATCGATTTGGATGGAAACTTGAGGATCTATACTTACATTGCCGATGGTGAGGTTGGTAGTGGTGCATGGAGGAGCACTCTCATTGTGTTTGCCAAAGATTCTTGGGAAACTGAGTGTCAATTGCCAGCAAAGTGTGGGAAATTTGGGCTTTGTGAAGATAGTAATTGTGTATCTTGCCCATTACCGAATGGGCTAACGGGCTGGACCAAGAACTGTGAGCCCAAGAAGGTAACCTCTTGTGCTGCTAAGGATTTCTACTATTACAAATTGGAAGGAGTTGATCATTTCTCAAGCAAGTTCAACAAAGGAGAGTCTATAAAGCTTGATGCTTGTAGCAATAAATGCACAAAGGATTGTAAATGTTTGGGTTACTTCTACAACACGGCGTCGTCTAAGTGCTGGATTGCTTATGATCTCAAAACCCTAACCAAGGTTGGAAACTCTACTCATTTGGGCTTCATAAAGGCACCAAAGCATTGA
- the LOC119986094 gene encoding homeobox-leucine zipper protein ATHB-52-like: MDFFLTQNQSKTQKHHNYTPNYTKNMAKKRLTRDQVRLLERSFTTNKKLEPELKLQLSTQLGVPPRQVAIWYQNKRARWKTQSLEIDYNTLQVKLQHALLEKSKLERQVMELQGELRRAQEMMHQFGFTYQKVDHPQAPPPPPPPHDVSCNNSSDEGGGSSLNNDQDVNGGEVLQMEDLYAFLIGGGGGSIWT, encoded by the coding sequence ATGGATTTCTTCCTCACTCAAAACCAAAGCAAAACCCAAAAGCACCACAACTACACACCCAATTACACCAAAAACATGGCCAAAAAGAGGCTAACAAGAGATCAAGTGAGGCTCCTTGAGAGAAGTTTCACAACAAACAAGAAACTAGAGCCAGAACTCAAGCTCCAACTATCAACCCAACTTGGTGTCCCACCAAGACAAGTAGCAATTTGGTACCAAAACAAGAGAGCTAGATGGAAGACACAAAGCTTGGAGATTGACTACAACACACTCCAAGTCAAGCTTCAACATGCATTGCTTGAGAAAAGTAAGTTAGAGAGACAAGTCATGGAGCTTCAAGGAGAGCTAAGAAGAGCTCAAGAGATGATGCATCAATTTGGCTTTACTTACCAAAAAGTAGATCATCCTCAagcacctcctcctcctcctcctcctcatgaCGTTTCTTGTAATAATTCTAGTGATGAGGGAGGTGGGTCTAGCTTGAATAATGATCAAGATGTTAATGGTGGGGAAGTTTTGCAAATGGAGGACCTCTATGCTTTCTTGattggtggaggtggtgggtCAATATGGACCTAA